A window of Watersipora subatra chromosome 10, tzWatSuba1.1, whole genome shotgun sequence genomic DNA:
ttcaatttgaaactctGTAATATTTGAAAGGCCTCGATTTTTGGTATTCAGACAATTATAAAAatctttaacttttaaataacaaaaatttggGTTATTCACGGAATTGGAAGTTTAAACATTCAAATGAAAAATCTACCCAGGCCACAAAGTGCTCTGCAATAAATCAAAACAAAAGCTAATAAAAATCTGGTTTCTCACAGTTGGCCACCATAAAAGTGTGCTTAGTAAAGCCTAAGTGtattgtcttactcactttggaactcggcctgggtttacTTCTATTTCTTCAGCCTTTGTAATATCAGCAGCTGTCATGGCTATGAAAcaacaattttgtttaagttcaaTTCTCTAGGATAGCAAATACTGATTCAACTACATAGATGAACAGAACCTAaacttaatataaataataccaTGACTGCTGCAATTATAAACGACACAGCAACTAAACTTGTTTTCTCAAGCAGAATTATCTGAAACAATTGCTCTTTTTTTCCTTTTATTCACTTCATTCCATTGCCCTCCTTTGCTGTCATCACAGTCGACAGCAGttgtttgaaacaaaaaagGTAGCAAGCACTCCCTAGTTTCTCACACATGATTTCTAACGAACATTTGCCAGGTCTGTGCAAACTTCAACATTCGGAAGGTTTAGAGCAAACCGAAGAGGAGATAAAAAGCATGAGATTTCAGCCCCAAAACTATTTAAGATGAGCTGCATGTAAGTAATATGTAAATACAAATGTAAGTAAAACAGTCATGCCCTACTTACTGTAGATAGGTATAAGTTGGGAAAGTCACAAATAAGATGACCTACCAAACtcatacatactgtatgtacCTAGCAAGGCAAGTATTTTGGAGACTACCACTAACCTCATTTATTTAGACTAATATCATGATAATATGACTTACAATTATCATACTAAGACTTACTGTCAGTAAAAGTAAGAAACTTACTGAGGCTGTTGAGAGTATCAAAGGCTTCTGCACTGATGGCCTTACTTCTCGACTGACCGCTCTTCCTGCTGAGTTTTTCAGAAATGTAGTTCTCTGATGGGAGATCATCACAAGGTGTGATGTGTTGACTACCTTCACTAAAAAATAACACCATGTCCAGTTACCAATCTATTTCCACGCTAATTAGTGGGTGGCTTAACatgattattataaaaaatgcgCTATTAGACAACTGCAAACATGTTAGTCACCTTTCTATCATTTCTTTTTAGTACAGTTTGATGCAAATGCATTTAACTATTGTATGTCCCTGCACATAAGCCAAACATACTTTGCATTCTAGAATGGGAGATATACAGTAGCCAAAATGTTTACGAAAGTCAATTAATTGTTGCTGAACTTGATAAGCAAGTTTTGTGACAACAAataatttcttatttatttatttattgatacGGTAGTGTGTTTGCTCACTGGGTGTGTCTTTTCAgataaaatgatataaaaaatgCTACAACCTGTATTCGAACTCCTGACATTTGTCTCGGTTGAAAAATATGTAGAGGATAGTACCAATGTTGCCGATATTGAATTTATCTTGCCACGCAATTAACAATTGTGAAAACATAAGAGAAACTGAACATGAAGAAAAGTGAACACGAGGAAAAGTGAACATGAGGAAAAAGTAAATATGGCAGTGAAAGAAACAGGGAGAAAAATCAACATGGGTTTTTCTCAGCTCTGATAATGGTCAATTACAGACTAATAAAATTAGCTGTCAAATGGCTGTGTTAAAAAGTGGCAACTAAACGAAGAATGCACAGCCACGAACATTTCATGGGTCCTGCAAATTTATATTATTCTCCCTATTATTATTAATCTTATTATTCTCTCTACTCCAGTCATCCATACgcattaattattatatttttatacaagtGATTTACAAAAATAGGTATCTGTGAATCTCTTAGCACTTCCATCTCTCATTCATGAAGTTACAGCCAGTAAAAAAAGGGGGTTGAGTGTCAGGAAGCTGAATAATTATCTGGAATACATCATTGCatgattaatatttttataattttgactGCCAAATAAAAGCACGAAATCAAATTTTTACTGTGTTAACTGAGACTAAAAGCATTAGGACATTACACATGCTTATATGTTGATATATTTATTCTGCTACAAGTAATACTTGTACATGCAATTATTAGACAACTTattgctttattattattacttatttatttttaattatagctAATTTAAGTAATAACTAttctaaaaaataataataaaatttaataaaaaataaataacgtATATGTTTTTCAGtatgaataatttaaataataactattataaacaaaacattaataaaatatagcaaaaagaataaaaaaatcaatttagagttagagttgtctgcttcTGAGGGACTCCGAGCAAAAACGATGAGCTTGGTGTCTCCTCTTTCTAATTTTAGCTGTTAAGATTTTGCGTATGCATTCCTTTATTAAAACTGTAACAGCCGGCcttttaaataatgaaaaaaattatcatgTGTTTAGATGTCATCACTTCTTTTTACTTTTGCGAACCAAACATTACTTGACAATAACTAAGAGAATAACTACAAATGCTTAGTAGAGGCATAGTTAGCTCGCCATATACTTACTCCAAATGGCTGTCTGACTGATTGGAAATGGCAGAATGGTAAAGTTCAGAGTCATTCTTGCCTGGCGTCAAATATTCGCTGTCGCTGTCATCATCTTCACTCAGCATTTGACTACCCGCAGCTTCATCCTCAGCAACTGCAAATACAACTCACACGTTTAGCCAAAATCTACTTGTGCAGAGAAACACCAGAGTTCAGCTCAACAGAGATTATCATATAAATTAGCAAAAGATGACCCTCATGAAGGGCTCTGCTGTTCACCTTATTTTTCAAATGCTCCTCAACAAGGCGGAGCCATGTTAGCAATTCTTGCACAGAACACAGTCATAACTCATTAAGAAAAATTCACAGATACAGTTTACCCAACTTGCgatttaatatacatgtaacgtTTAACAATCAAGTTAAAAATCAACTATTTCTCTTTCATCATCATTGAACAGCGTGCAAGCAAAATGCCTCAGTATGATATCACAAAACTCCTTCAATGTTAATTAGCTTTGGCTGCTCACGATTTTGAACTATGTCTAGGTAGGCTTTCGACTCGTTTCGACAAATGAAGAACAGAGACATCGACTCAGCAATTGAGTGGAAGGGCAGCTACAAGGGTAAGAGCCATGTATTGTCAGCCGTTGCCTCATAGACCAGACTTTTTTTAGCTAACCTTTTGAATTAAACTTACTATTTTTGCTGAAATCATTATCAGCTGTGTCTTCAATTCCTACTGAGGCAGCAGTGGTAGAGGCAGCAGTAGTAGAGGCAGCATTGGTAGAGGCAAAAGTAGAAGAGGCGCCAGTGGTAGAAGCACCAGTAGTAGAGGCGCCAGTGGAAGAGGCAGCGGTATTAGAGGCAGCGGTATTAGAGGCAGCGGTATTAGAGGCAGCGGTATTAGAGGCAGCGGTATTGGAGGCAGCGGTATTAGATAAAACTGTCATTAAGCTGTCTTTAGTATGACTAAGTCGACTTTCTCTGaagtataaaaataaacaagttaGACAATAACCCACCAATCAGCAAACACTAGAACATTTTATACTTAAATGCTAATGAATCCTTATGGTTGTCAATAAAAGCTgttaatttaatttgaaacactCTGTTAAGTGTGAAATATCTTAACAATATTTAAATGTACAATGTAGCAACTGTCATGCAATGACATGAGAACTAAAGAAAAACAAACTAAATATTTACTACTTTGGGCACAAACAGACCTGTCCTTATGGCTAAGTAATATAGCAAGAGAATATCGTTTGATTCGAGCCTGTGTCATCAAATAGGTTCATTTGAGAAACATAAAACAGAAAAACAAGAATTCTATGTCAtcgagtatttgctgatgcaaacactGATGGTTTTATGATAGTGTGAAGATTGTAATCACAAATGACCACCAAATTATTGCGGCATCAACGCCGAAATAGggcgatatagtgtgagccAGCCTTTACAATGAGTGGCACTTCATACGGCTACTGCCAGGCTGTCCAATCTTACTGCTAGCAGATATGGCAATGCTGCTGCTACCAGATATGCCAGTCTTATGACAAACAAACTAACCTGCAGACCTTATTACTGTCAAATCCATTAATAACAGTGCTAAAACCATTATTGATTTTTTCACCAAAAAAACTTGCTGCATAAATCTTACTCCTATCAGACCTGTCGCTTTTACCGCTGAAAGAAAAGGAAATTGAATTGTATGACCTGTCAACCGGCCTCTTAACTAATCTTACAAATATGTGTAATAAGCTGTCGTCAGCACCCTTACCTATCCACTAGAGAATGAGAATAGGTCTGTGACCATTCGACTTCTGATGCCTCGTATGCCGCCAGCTTTTCTTCAGCgattattctatcatttgcttttttgaCATCAGTGTTCAGCAAAACCTCTTCAGCAACTACATCAGCCGCTTTCCGTGCGGCTACGCTAACTGACTCATTCTTGGCTATATCAGAAACACATGTTTCAGACCTTTTAAAGGTAGGCTCTCTTTTAGTGGAATCTTTCGAGCTGCTACTTTGAGCAGCGCAGCTATAGTGACTAGCAGATTCGACACTGCTTTCAATAACTTCCTGGTCCATAATAGCTTCATCTTTCATTTTCTCACTGACGTCTGCGTTTTCTTCCATAGAGACACTCATAGCAGCAGAGAACTCTCGGTTATCAGAAGAATTTTCGGCAGAGATATCTTTCTTAGCCATTGGGGCCGTCTCAAGAGCAGCATTCAGCCAACTGGTCCCTGCGTTTAAACCCTGATGAGAAGACTTCTGGGAAGCAGTGACAAATATACCTGCTGACGATTTTTCGGAAAGCTCTGCAAGTGCTGGATTTGAGGGTTTAGGTGAAGCACGGGAAGTACTCACACAGCTAGAATTTTCGGGTCGCATCGCCATATCCGAAGCTGGACGAGTCACATCTAACTTATCCTGAGATCCACCTTTGTTAAATATACCCAATGCATGGCTACTGAATGATGGCCTTTTGTTGGCAAAGGATGGGAAAGGCTTTTCCCACTTTGCACTTTTATCTGTGCCGGATGATTGCTTTTTAAAAGGAAAGTCAATAGGTTCTTGACTAGATCTCTTTCGAGCTACGGGAACTGGCATGGAATTGCGTTTGCAATTCTCTCGTCGTTCTTCAATAGAAGACTCGGCTTTAGTTCCTTCACTCATAGAGTGATCTACAAAATATAGACAAAAATACTAGCATATGAGCCGAATGCCTGACGTTtcttgggtaataaaaagtttttggtcataaaatttattttgggtttaacatattcaacatttcccattttaatttttgaataTCACATCAtgtgaaaagtgtttttgtgcagttcaaatgaattaaaagaaaaagtaaaaattccgtagaggttttaaaactttcaaaccGTAAGTTTTAGatttcatataataaaaaaattgttttagtgaaataaattaggagaaaataTAACACTGTAAAGGATTACTATcataaatatagtctgttttgttatgctaacactgaaaaaatatttggtatacaatAATATGGTTTTAGTTCAACTCAATGTTGGCATCATAAtgcgaaaatattgtatagagtggtataaaaacccatagtaactatctaatgcaaacaccccccaGTAAAATCCTCAAAATTTTACATACgcattgtacatattaaaagtttGTAACAGAACAATTATATGCTATATTtagtaacatgtaatatgttaactttagtaactatagttacctacagtaactttagtgtatttaatggttatgatttgcaaaaaatgtaacattacaatatactatgtgcagtacgtaccgtcgGGAGtacttaccttcgagacaggcgTAGTATATAACATAACCGTTGAATTTaactgaaataaatttaagtgaCTAAATACTTACTTGAAGCGAAGTTTTAGTacgtattttactaaactgaaCTCCAactgtgtaataagttagaaaTTTTATCCCCTGCTTTCAAACTTGTTTTTACTATTACTTATAACGACGAACAACGTCAAACTAAGATAGCGAGCAACGTATATTTCTTTCAGGGGTTGTGAGAGGGATTTCGGCGAATACCATATCaacactttttttattttgtttttgtcataATCAGTGCATCAACTGCTAAAGTTTAATTCTTCAAGAGCATTTttttgatatcgtatggcagcCAAAAgtctataaaaaaatttgttcgTGTGTGGGGAAGGCagaaaaaagcattgtgttcCATTTAGTAAGGCAAAAGAAAATATCATAACAGGGCACCATGACCTGAGGGTGaactatattaattattaactGAACGTGTGCAATCTCGTAAAGAGTGTGCAATTTACGGTAAAAGCATTGGGAATAATAAGATGGCgcagccttgtggttaggtggcaagtttaaaaacttgcggttgcaatcttcatgagttcaaatccgaTACAAAGCGCATTGTTCATTCGTAGACTTTAATCGCTGCAGCTGGACGACAACAAACTGAGATTTACATAAATATAGACTTtcaatagtatatatatatatatatagataaatcattttaaacattttttttacacTCATCGTAACCTCATTCGGTACAATTTCTCTAGCTTCAAGCGCAAAATCTCGGCTCTCTTTACAACAATAACAAAAgtttctgtctgtttgtccacaTGAAACCAGGgttagaggttaggataaaatattgtttagtaCAGGACTCGAACTCATGACATCCAGCTTAGTAGACCCACACTCTAACACTAACATTAACCGTTTTTaggtatttaaaaaaactgcatGTAGTTAATCCTGTGCTTTATCGCCAAAGCTGAAAATCTCCCCTGCACACTAAACTGGCAGGGTACTAGTATCAATAATGATAACGACCCTACAACAATATTCCCTGCATTCTAGCATCAAGCATTCGATATTAACTGTCATCATCAACTACGCGAATCTTTCAATTTGGATTTCAagattttttcaacaatttactGTTTACCAACAAACATTGAGTACttctaatagttttatttaaaattttgtaaccATTTAAGTGAAACTCCCACCAACAAATTTTTAATGAGAAATGGTCAGTATAAATGTGCATAGAAACTATGTGAAAGTTGGAACAGCAGAATAAATTGGGTCATACGAAGTAATTTAATACTTAACGCTCAATAAAACTTAATCAATATCAACCAGCAATAATCAGCGGCGATAACCTCTGAAAATGTTATGTACTGTAACAGCAACAACATCAACAACAAGCATCAGGCACCACAACTGAACTGATTCACCAAGCACACCACATCATATTATATAATCTGATAGTTAATACTGAAATGTTATATGTATGACTGGGCTCAAAAAGACAGCCAtgctctaaagcctggttcccatttAGGCCGCAAACGCCGGTAGGCAAGACTGCAGGGCTATCGCTGGTGAACTGAGAACCTACGCGCGGAGAACCGATGGTAATTGCctgcggtcaacgcaagagtacAGTGTTGCTCAACTTTCGCAAGGAGCCGTAGGCAAAATTTTCTCAAAATGTTCTGTCCTGGTGAAAGGTGGCATTTAAAAACGACATGGCGAGCGACCATTTTTGTGTGAtcattagcgatgcagctttatgttaGCACTAGTCGGAATTTCTGGCGTTGCATAGGTattgaaaatcagcttataaacgatGGCGGGTAATGTcactgccacttgccattagcctggcacattgccaatgactaatttgagtacgcCCGCTATCCTTATTGCTATACTTATTAATAAAAGCCGTGAGAGTAAGCTTTAGTGCTATTTCAATTGACATAATGACTTAAAGGTCTAAAGAATagtgtagcttaattggtaagataatTGTCTGGGAACAGAAGGTTCCGAAATCAAATCCAGTAcgaaacaaatatttaatttctaaattttaatggctataatTAGAGGGACAtggagatttatatacagtatatagataAGCCGCTGAGCCAAGCGCCGCAAGCGGTTTGCTTCGCGAGATTATCTTGGGGATCTCGCAGCTAATATGGGAACCATGCTCTAGCGCAGACAATATTCCCAGGTCATAGGGTAAAGTGAATACTAGTGTATTGCCCTACCAGAGCGAAAATTTCCAATAGtttcaaaaaccaaaaatgCGCTCTTTCATTTTAATGTATTTctgcagtaataataattataatcattACTACTGTTACTGATATTATTACCATAAGAGTCCTGATTCTGACAAAACCTGGTAAACTTGTGTGTGCGATAAAACCAGAAGCATTATGAACAGGGTGATACGGTTGTCGGCGTGGTTTTTCTAGTAATGCAAATGAAAAGACTATGTCAAGGGTTTATTAAATTTATCTGAAACTCAAAGGGAAAACTCTACCTTACTTTTTTATGAACTGTGTTTGTTGCAACTttaataaaattacaattttttttgttatgTTGACATTTGTCAAAGACAATAACCAAGTTTACACATGGTTTATAATAAACTCTCACCGCTCTCTGAGGCAGGGCGTTGGGCTTTGTGATCCTCTGAGGTTGAAGGTTTGACAGTGTCTGGCTCTTCATAGCTTATGCAAAGCATGTTGCTGCTGTTGGTATAAATTTTGCATGTCGCTGCTTTCACTGTCCAATCATCACCTTCATCAGTCTTGATCTTTAACAGGTCGAGGCCTTCGGCCTGCATGGTGCACGACTTAACGGTGATCGTCTTGTTTTGCCTATCAGAGAGGTTTTAGGGAGTTGAAAcaaatacacaaaaataaaattacaatttcaAAACAAACGGAGTAAAAACTCATAGCTAGTGCTAGTGCTCATAGCTCaaactaattatttttttgttttaaaactatgttaTGAGAGTCTAAATGCAGGACTTGAAATGTGGGAACATATTAAATAATTTCCCTTgacaattacaaaaaaataatgctTTCAATATCAACAGAATATGAAAAAACCTTTTCAAAAATAACCAACAGCGTTGATGTAAGACTATTTTACAACTTATAAACGAAAACAGCAGCAAGCTGTAAAGCTAATAAATGGTTATTCTGTAACGGCATGAAAGATAACAACATTCAACAGTTGTACATTATAACCAACCTTATATCTATCTTGCTTACCATGTCTGGAACAAACTTACACTGTGagaatttgtttaaaaatactgtaaaactttcatattatcattttattttatttccacATTGCTTGAATTGTCTTTCATCACCATCGGGTGATCAACTAAAGTCGAGACCAAAATCAATAACTGACAAAACTgtcaaaagcataaaaatgttcaagttaaaactgtttaataTTGACAACGTTAAGTAGTTGATGGGTTTGATACAAACGACAAATAAACAGTCTCCAATAATCTGTTTGATTTTTAACATCATCGCAAGAGAAGGAACATGTTGATGATGGTTAAAAACCTACAGTTAAAGGACTCCTACAGTTTTCATTAGGTTGAAATTATTTCCACACATAAACTTGTAATAGCGTAAACTTGCAACAGAGTAAACTTGTAATAGAGTAAACTTGCAATAGAGTAGAATAGCAATTGAACTCGATGAGTCAGACAGAGTTAGACTTTAACAGAAGAAgatgtaaaatttgaagcactTTGTAACTACATTTTGTTGAAACCTTTTTGTACTCAATACTACAACTTGACAATCTAAAGAAAAAGAAGATAAGTTAGTGATATCTGGCAAAGAATAGGTCAAGAGGTCAACACATGAAACCCTGTGATTCTATGAGCTACTGAGGGAGAGTATGTACAGTACCTTTTATTGAGTTGCTCTCCAAAACCGAGCCTGTTCCAGGATTGGTTGAAGGCGGGTTGAACAGTCGACGGTTTGCTGGAAGATGAAGCTTTCATACTAGACTCTGGCACAGCTCCTCCTGACCGAGGGGATGAGGCCGCCTTAGGAGTATTAAGGGAGAAGAAAGTCCAAGTCGGTTTTTCTCCAGAACTCTTGGAGGAGCTAGGGAGATTGGCTGAAAATCCTTTTCGTGGAGTTTTCATATTGCTTGAGCAAAGGGAAGTATCGTTTGATAAAGCGAAGGATAGCGGGAATGTAATCCGAGCTTGAGAGAAATACTCACTACGTGACTATAACAAGATCAAATAGCAAGTGATGTCCCTCAGCAAATTGCTGTGATGTCAAGAATCCCTTGAATGTTTAAAATTCTTTCTAATTCTATTGGATAACTTTTGAATTCTTAAAATCACTTAGGCCATTCATATTGTTGATGTAATGTGTGATTATTTTGCTCAATTGTGTAACATGTCACTCCTTTT
This region includes:
- the LOC137406820 gene encoding serine-rich adhesin for platelets-like, producing the protein MKTPRKGFSANLPSSSKSSGEKPTWTFFSLNTPKAASSPRSGGAVPESSMKASSSSKPSTVQPAFNQSWNRLGFGEQLNKRQNKTITVKSCTMQAEGLDLLKIKTDEGDDWTVKAATCKIYTNSSNMLCISYEEPDTVKPSTSEDHKAQRPASESDHSMSEGTKAESSIEERRENCKRNSMPVPVARKRSSQEPIDFPFKKQSSGTDKSAKWEKPFPSFANKRPSFSSHALGIFNKGGSQDKLDVTRPASDMAMRPENSSCVSTSRASPKPSNPALAELSEKSSAGIFVTASQKSSHQGLNAGTSWLNAALETAPMAKKDISAENSSDNREFSAAMSVSMEENADVSEKMKDEAIMDQEVIESSVESASHYSCAAQSSSSKDSTKREPTFKRSETCVSDIAKNESVSVAARKAADVVAEEVLLNTDVKKANDRIIAEEKLAAYEASEVEWSQTYSHSLVDRESRLSHTKDSLMTVLSNTAASNTAASNTAASNTAASNTAASNTAASSTGASTTGASTTGASSTFASTNAASTTAASTTAASLPFHSIAESMSLFFICRNESKAYLDIVQNLAEDEAAGSQMLSEDDDSDSEYLTPGKNDSELYHSAISNQSDSHLDEGSQHITPCDDLPSENYISEKLSRKSGQSRSKAISAEAFDTLNSLTMTAADITKAEEIEVNPGRVPKTVRMRSYVDKGDSVWEMVLKFQ